Proteins encoded in a region of the Zea mays cultivar B73 chromosome 2, Zm-B73-REFERENCE-NAM-5.0, whole genome shotgun sequence genome:
- the LOC100502460 gene encoding RNA-dependent DNA polymerase isoform X1, whose translation MSTAAPAPGSTATVRVSNIPASAIAAELLAFFDSAVTIAGATFACEIVAAHRGWLSRGHGFVQFDSSAAATHAIDLASSGRLPPFLGSCLSVSPARADLLPRAPDLSLRAASASLILGNRVAERELEVAYSCDGVRAEVIPRMRRVDLYLKHDSQSYKLEVLFEDINECFGCHLDGTGAILLQLTYAPRIHIAISGSTVKSRFTDDRFHACKEDAKFAWVRALDFTPNSSFGECSTLVLKLSKGASVSYILESLPFSGELGELAIASMDVFGSSSNVVPLVDCPNGFSVPYEVLFRLNSLVHMGKLVARHVNADLFKVLEDLSIDTLRRIFEKMSKLKSTCYEPLQFIRHEAHSMNMRKKALSNKRESGKLMRCYRIHITPSKIYCLGPEEEVSNYVVKYHSEYASDFARVTFVDEDWSKLSPNALSARTEQASQLRGNSVWMFASNSSLTAENIRRWMGHFEDIRSVSKCAARMGQLFSSSRQTFEVSSYDVEVIPDIEVTTDGTKYIFSDGIGKISTRFARQVAKLIGLDPAHPPSAFQIRYGGYKGVITIDPTSFFNLSLRPSMKKFESKSTMLNITNWSKSQPCYVNREIISLLSTLGIKDEVFESMQQDDMHESDGMLTNKEAALSVLGKIGGGDTKTAADMLLQGYEPSSEPYLLMILKAHRANRLTDIRTRCKIHVQKGRVLIGCLDETCKLEYGQVYIRITKNHKEQKYSEQPFFCNDDGKTAVIVGKVAITKNPCLHPGDVRVLEAVYDPGLDARGLIDCVVFPQRGERPHPNECSGGDLDGDLFFITWDDKLIPEKVDAPMDYTATRPRIMDHAVTLEEIQKHFVSYMINDTLGAISTAHLIHADRDPLKARSPECVQLAALHSMAVDFAKTGAPAEMPLALRPREFPDFMERWERPMYVSNGVLGKLYRAALRHEEDAEALLPAGPPSCVYDPDLEVAGFDEFLDAAEERYEAYAERLGALMTYYSAEREDEILTGNIRNKLVYLRRDNKRYFEMKDRIIAAVDALHAEVRGWLRACKEDDASRVASAWYHVTYHPDRRGEKRFWSFPWIICDTLLAIKAARRCRKRVEDAAVPMDCDGS comes from the exons ATGTCGACGGCGGCTCCCGCGCCGGGCTCCACGGCCACGGTGCGGGTATCCAACATCCCGGCCTCGGCCATCGCCGCAGAGCTGCTCGCCTTCTTTGACTCCGCCGTCACCATCGCTGGCGCGACCTTCGCCTGCGAGATAGTCGCCGCTCACCGCGGCTGGCTCAGCCGCGGCCACGGTTTCGTCCAGTTTGATtcctccgccgccgccacccACGCCATCGACCTCGCCTCCTCTGGCCGCCTGCCCCCCTTCCTCGGCTCCTGCCTATCCGTCTCCCCCGCCCGCGCTGACCTCCTGCCCCGCGCGCCCGACCTCTCCCTCCGCGCTGCCAGCGCGAGCCTCATTCTAGGCAACCGCGTCGCCGAGCGCGAGCTGGAGGTGGCCTACTCCTGCGACGGCGTGCGGGCCGAGGTCATCCCGAGGATGCGGCGTGTGGACCTCTACCTGAAGCACGATTCCCAGAGCTACAAGCTTGAGGTTCTCTTTGAGGACATCAATGAGTGCTTTGGGTGCCACCTCGATGGGACGGGCGCCATCTTGCTGCAG CTGACTTATGCACCAAGAATACACATTGCAATTTCTGGGTCTACAGTTAAATCAAGGTTTACAGATGATCGCTTTCATGCATGCAAGGAGGACGCCAAATTTGCATGGGTCAGAGCACTAGATTTCACACCTAATAGCTCTTTTGGCGAGTGTTCCACTCTTGTCCTGAAACTGAGCAAAGGTGCATCAGTATCATATATTCTTGAAAGTTTACCCTTCTCAGGAGAATTAGGGGAATTGGCCATTGCTTCGATGGATGTGTTTGGCTCCTCCTCCAATGTGGTTCCTCTTGTTGACTGCCCAAATGGCTTTTCTGTGCCTTATGAAGTACTTTTTCGTCTGAACTCTCTTGTTCACATGGGGAAGCTAGTTGCCAGGCATGTTAATGCTGATCTGTTTAAAGTCCTTGAAGATCTGTCAATCGATACTTTAAGGAGAATATTTGAGAAAATGAGCAAATTAAAATCTACCTGCTATGAACCTTTGCAATTCATCAGACATGAGGCTCATAGCATGAATATGAGAAAGAAAGCCTTGTCCAACAAGAGGGAGAGTGGAAAATTGATGAGGTGTTACAGAATTCACATCACACCATCAAAAATATACTGCTTGGGGCCTGAGGAAGAAGTTTCAAATTACGTGGTTAAGTACCATTCTGAGTATGCTTCTGACTTTGCTCGAGTTACTTTTGTTGATGAAGATTGGAGCAAGCTTTCTCCCAATGCATTGTCAGCTAGAACTGAACAAG CAAGTCAGCTTCGTGGTAATTCTGTTTGGATGTTTGCTTCAAATAGTTCTCTGACTGCTGAGAATATAAGGAGGTGGATGGGCCACTTTGAAGATATCCGTTCAGTCTCCAAGTGTGCAGCTAGAATGGGCCAACTGTTTAGCTCATCCAGGCAAACATTTGAAGTCTCATCATATGATGTAGAAGTAATTCCAGATATTGAAGTCACAACTGATGGCACTAAATACATATTTTCAGATGGTATCGGGAAGATTTCTACTAGATTTGCCAGACAAGTCGCCAAATTAATTGGCTTAGACCCAGCTCATCCTCCTTCTGCTTTTCAAATAAGGTATGGGGGCTATAAAGGAGTCATCACTATTGACCCTACATCCTTTTTCAATCTTTCTCTGCGACCTAGTATGAAGAAGTTTGAATCGAAGAGCACTATGCTGAACATTACAAATTGGAGTAAGTCTCAGCCATGTTATGTGAACCGTGAAATTATCTCTCTTCTTTCAACATTGGGGATAAAGGATGAAGTATTTGAATCGATGCAACAAGATGACATGCACGAATCAGATGGAATGCTAACAAATAAAGAAGCTGCTTTGTCTGTCCTAGGGAAAATTGGTGGCGGTGATACCAAGACGGCAGCTGATATGCTTCTGCAAGGCTATGAACCAAGTTCAGAGCCTTACCTATTAATGATTCTTAAAGCCCATCGGGCTAATAGGCTGACCGACATAAGAACTCGGTGTAAGATTCATGTCCAGAAAGGCCGTGTTCTTATTGGTTGTTTGGATGAAACTTGCAAATTAGAGTATGGCCAAGTTTACATCAGAATTACAAAGAATCACAAGGAGCAGAAGTACAGTGAACAGCCGTTCTTTTGCAACGATGATGGCAAAACAGCTGTAATTGTAGGAAAAGTTGCAATCACAAAAAACCCTTGTCTCCATCCTGGTGATGTCAGAGTACTTGAAGCTGTATATGACCCTGGATTGGATGCTAGGGGTCTTATTGATTGTGTTGTATTTCCTCAGAGAGGGGAAAG GCCTCATCCGAATGAATGCTCCGGGGGCGATTTGGATGGCGACCTCTTCTTTATTACTTGGGATGACAAACTGATTCCGGAGAAGGTTGATGCACCTATGGACTACACTGCAACGAGGCCACGCATAATGGACCATGCTGTTACACTTGAG GAAATTCAGAAGCACTTCGTCAGTTACATGATAAACGATACCCTCGGTgccatctccaccgcccacttgatCCACGCAGACCGTGATCCACTGAAAGCTCGCAGCCCCGAGTGCGTCCAGCTGGCCGCTCTGCACTCCATGGCGGTCGACTTCGCCAAGACGGGAGCTCCAGCCGAGATGCCCCTGGCGCTGAGGCCCCGGGAGTTTCCGGACTTCATGGAACGGTGGGAGAGGCCAATGTACGTCTCCAACGGCGTCCTCGGCAAGCTCTACCGCGCTGCCCTGCGGCACGAGGAGGACGCAGAAGCGCTCCTGCCTGCGGGCCCACCGAGCTGCGTGTACGACCCGGACCTCGAGGTCGCCGGTTTCGACGAGTTCCTGGACGCAGCGGAGGAGCGGTACGAGGCGTACGCCGAGAGGCTGGGCGCCCTGATGACCTACTACTCGGCGGAGCGCGAGGACGAGATTCTGACAGGCAACATCCGGAACAAGCTGGTGTACCTGCGGCGGGACAACAAGCGCTACTTCGAGATGAAGGACCGCATCATCGCCGCCGTCGACGCGCTGCACGCGGAGGTGAGGGGGTGGCTCAGGGCGTGCAAGGAGGACGACGCGTCGAGGGTGGCGTCGGCGTGGTACCACGTGACCTACCACCCGGACCGCCGCGGGGAGAAGCGGTTCTGGAGCTTCCCGTGGATCATCTGCGACACCCTGCTGGCCATCAAGGCGGCGCGCAGGTGCCGGAAGCGGGTGGAAGACGCCGCCGTGCCCATGGACTGCGACGGTTCCTAG
- the LOC100502460 gene encoding RNA-dependent DNA polymerase, translated as MSTAAPAPGSTATVRVSNIPASAIAAELLAFFDSAVTIAGATFACEIVAAHRGWLSRGHGFVQFDSSAAATHAIDLASSGRLPPFLGSCLSVSPARADLLPRAPDLSLRAASASLILGNRVAERELEVAYSCDGVRAEVIPRMRRVDLYLKHDSQSYKLEVLFEDINECFGCHLDGTGAILLQLTYAPRIHIAISGSTVKSRFTDDRFHACKEDAKFAWVRALDFTPNSSFGECSTLVLKLSKGASVSYILESLPFSGELGELAIASMDVFGSSSNVVPLVDCPNGFSVPYEVLFRLNSLVHMGKLVARHVNADLFKVLEDLSIDTLRRIFEKMSKLKSTCYEPLQFIRHEAHSMNMRKKALSNKRESGKLMRCYRIHITPSKIYCLGPEEEVSNYVVKYHSEYASDFARVTFVDEDWSKLSPNALSARTEQGFFSKPLKTGLYHRILSILKEGFCIGPKKYEFLAFSASQLRGNSVWMFASNSSLTAENIRRWMGHFEDIRSVSKCAARMGQLFSSSRQTFEVSSYDVEVIPDIEVTTDGTKYIFSDGIGKISTRFARQVAKLIGLDPAHPPSAFQIRYGGYKGVITIDPTSFFNLSLRPSMKKFESKSTMLNITNWSKSQPCYVNREIISLLSTLGIKDEVFESMQQDDMHESDGMLTNKEAALSVLGKIGGGDTKTAADMLLQGYEPSSEPYLLMILKAHRANRLTDIRTRCKIHVQKGRVLIGCLDETCKLEYGQVYIRITKNHKEQKYSEQPFFCNDDGKTAVIVGKVAITKNPCLHPGDVRVLEAVYDPGLDARGLIDCVVFPQRGERPHPNECSGGDLDGDLFFITWDDKLIPEKVDAPMDYTATRPRIMDHAVTLEEIQKHFVSYMINDTLGAISTAHLIHADRDPLKARSPECVQLAALHSMAVDFAKTGAPAEMPLALRPREFPDFMERWERPMYVSNGVLGKLYRAALRHEEDAEALLPAGPPSCVYDPDLEVAGFDEFLDAAEERYEAYAERLGALMTYYSAEREDEILTGNIRNKLVYLRRDNKRYFEMKDRIIAAVDALHAEVRGWLRACKEDDASRVASAWYHVTYHPDRRGEKRFWSFPWIICDTLLAIKAARRCRKRVEDAAVPMDCDGS; from the exons ATGTCGACGGCGGCTCCCGCGCCGGGCTCCACGGCCACGGTGCGGGTATCCAACATCCCGGCCTCGGCCATCGCCGCAGAGCTGCTCGCCTTCTTTGACTCCGCCGTCACCATCGCTGGCGCGACCTTCGCCTGCGAGATAGTCGCCGCTCACCGCGGCTGGCTCAGCCGCGGCCACGGTTTCGTCCAGTTTGATtcctccgccgccgccacccACGCCATCGACCTCGCCTCCTCTGGCCGCCTGCCCCCCTTCCTCGGCTCCTGCCTATCCGTCTCCCCCGCCCGCGCTGACCTCCTGCCCCGCGCGCCCGACCTCTCCCTCCGCGCTGCCAGCGCGAGCCTCATTCTAGGCAACCGCGTCGCCGAGCGCGAGCTGGAGGTGGCCTACTCCTGCGACGGCGTGCGGGCCGAGGTCATCCCGAGGATGCGGCGTGTGGACCTCTACCTGAAGCACGATTCCCAGAGCTACAAGCTTGAGGTTCTCTTTGAGGACATCAATGAGTGCTTTGGGTGCCACCTCGATGGGACGGGCGCCATCTTGCTGCAG CTGACTTATGCACCAAGAATACACATTGCAATTTCTGGGTCTACAGTTAAATCAAGGTTTACAGATGATCGCTTTCATGCATGCAAGGAGGACGCCAAATTTGCATGGGTCAGAGCACTAGATTTCACACCTAATAGCTCTTTTGGCGAGTGTTCCACTCTTGTCCTGAAACTGAGCAAAGGTGCATCAGTATCATATATTCTTGAAAGTTTACCCTTCTCAGGAGAATTAGGGGAATTGGCCATTGCTTCGATGGATGTGTTTGGCTCCTCCTCCAATGTGGTTCCTCTTGTTGACTGCCCAAATGGCTTTTCTGTGCCTTATGAAGTACTTTTTCGTCTGAACTCTCTTGTTCACATGGGGAAGCTAGTTGCCAGGCATGTTAATGCTGATCTGTTTAAAGTCCTTGAAGATCTGTCAATCGATACTTTAAGGAGAATATTTGAGAAAATGAGCAAATTAAAATCTACCTGCTATGAACCTTTGCAATTCATCAGACATGAGGCTCATAGCATGAATATGAGAAAGAAAGCCTTGTCCAACAAGAGGGAGAGTGGAAAATTGATGAGGTGTTACAGAATTCACATCACACCATCAAAAATATACTGCTTGGGGCCTGAGGAAGAAGTTTCAAATTACGTGGTTAAGTACCATTCTGAGTATGCTTCTGACTTTGCTCGAGTTACTTTTGTTGATGAAGATTGGAGCAAGCTTTCTCCCAATGCATTGTCAGCTAGAACTGAACAAGGTTTCTTTTctaaacccttgaaaactggccTGTATCATCGTATTCTCTCCATTCTAAAAGAAGGATTTTGCATTGGCCCCAAAAAATATGAATTTTTGGCCTTTTCAGCAAGTCAGCTTCGTGGTAATTCTGTTTGGATGTTTGCTTCAAATAGTTCTCTGACTGCTGAGAATATAAGGAGGTGGATGGGCCACTTTGAAGATATCCGTTCAGTCTCCAAGTGTGCAGCTAGAATGGGCCAACTGTTTAGCTCATCCAGGCAAACATTTGAAGTCTCATCATATGATGTAGAAGTAATTCCAGATATTGAAGTCACAACTGATGGCACTAAATACATATTTTCAGATGGTATCGGGAAGATTTCTACTAGATTTGCCAGACAAGTCGCCAAATTAATTGGCTTAGACCCAGCTCATCCTCCTTCTGCTTTTCAAATAAGGTATGGGGGCTATAAAGGAGTCATCACTATTGACCCTACATCCTTTTTCAATCTTTCTCTGCGACCTAGTATGAAGAAGTTTGAATCGAAGAGCACTATGCTGAACATTACAAATTGGAGTAAGTCTCAGCCATGTTATGTGAACCGTGAAATTATCTCTCTTCTTTCAACATTGGGGATAAAGGATGAAGTATTTGAATCGATGCAACAAGATGACATGCACGAATCAGATGGAATGCTAACAAATAAAGAAGCTGCTTTGTCTGTCCTAGGGAAAATTGGTGGCGGTGATACCAAGACGGCAGCTGATATGCTTCTGCAAGGCTATGAACCAAGTTCAGAGCCTTACCTATTAATGATTCTTAAAGCCCATCGGGCTAATAGGCTGACCGACATAAGAACTCGGTGTAAGATTCATGTCCAGAAAGGCCGTGTTCTTATTGGTTGTTTGGATGAAACTTGCAAATTAGAGTATGGCCAAGTTTACATCAGAATTACAAAGAATCACAAGGAGCAGAAGTACAGTGAACAGCCGTTCTTTTGCAACGATGATGGCAAAACAGCTGTAATTGTAGGAAAAGTTGCAATCACAAAAAACCCTTGTCTCCATCCTGGTGATGTCAGAGTACTTGAAGCTGTATATGACCCTGGATTGGATGCTAGGGGTCTTATTGATTGTGTTGTATTTCCTCAGAGAGGGGAAAG GCCTCATCCGAATGAATGCTCCGGGGGCGATTTGGATGGCGACCTCTTCTTTATTACTTGGGATGACAAACTGATTCCGGAGAAGGTTGATGCACCTATGGACTACACTGCAACGAGGCCACGCATAATGGACCATGCTGTTACACTTGAG GAAATTCAGAAGCACTTCGTCAGTTACATGATAAACGATACCCTCGGTgccatctccaccgcccacttgatCCACGCAGACCGTGATCCACTGAAAGCTCGCAGCCCCGAGTGCGTCCAGCTGGCCGCTCTGCACTCCATGGCGGTCGACTTCGCCAAGACGGGAGCTCCAGCCGAGATGCCCCTGGCGCTGAGGCCCCGGGAGTTTCCGGACTTCATGGAACGGTGGGAGAGGCCAATGTACGTCTCCAACGGCGTCCTCGGCAAGCTCTACCGCGCTGCCCTGCGGCACGAGGAGGACGCAGAAGCGCTCCTGCCTGCGGGCCCACCGAGCTGCGTGTACGACCCGGACCTCGAGGTCGCCGGTTTCGACGAGTTCCTGGACGCAGCGGAGGAGCGGTACGAGGCGTACGCCGAGAGGCTGGGCGCCCTGATGACCTACTACTCGGCGGAGCGCGAGGACGAGATTCTGACAGGCAACATCCGGAACAAGCTGGTGTACCTGCGGCGGGACAACAAGCGCTACTTCGAGATGAAGGACCGCATCATCGCCGCCGTCGACGCGCTGCACGCGGAGGTGAGGGGGTGGCTCAGGGCGTGCAAGGAGGACGACGCGTCGAGGGTGGCGTCGGCGTGGTACCACGTGACCTACCACCCGGACCGCCGCGGGGAGAAGCGGTTCTGGAGCTTCCCGTGGATCATCTGCGACACCCTGCTGGCCATCAAGGCGGCGCGCAGGTGCCGGAAGCGGGTGGAAGACGCCGCCGTGCCCATGGACTGCGACGGTTCCTAG